The stretch of DNA CGTATTGCACGCGCGCGCTCAAGCTCCTCGCATCCAAGGGGGTCGAGCCCGAGCAGTTCGATGTCACCATGGGGGGTCCGAAAAAGGCCGAGATGGTCGAGCGGTCGGGCGGTCGCATGACGATGCCGCAAGTCTTTATCGACGGTAAGCATATCGGCGGATCGGACGATCTGGCGGCGCTCGACGCAAAGGGCGGCCTCGACGCACTGCTCGCCTGATGGCGAAGA from Sphingomonas sp. HMP9 encodes:
- the grxC gene encoding glutaredoxin 3, coding for MAKVEIYTKAFCPYCTRALKLLASKGVEPEQFDVTMGGPKKAEMVERSGGRMTMPQVFIDGKHIGGSDDLAALDAKGGLDALLA